ATGGTGCCAATTTCTGGGCATCGCACTTGTATGTGGCACTGATGTACTTCTTGATTGCCATAAGCGACGAGCCACCACGTTCCTTAAGGTTCAGGATTGATGCGTCCACCATTTGCTGAGTTGGAGGATGTGATGGTGGAACTGCCGGCTTCTTCACCTTCGATGCGGATGCTGCTTTCTTAGCAGCCACCTTCTTCTCAGATGCGGGAGTAGCTGGTGGGGCAGCCACGGGAGATGCGGATGTTGCAACTGCGGAGTCTGACATGTTTCACTTcactttgttttgctttactttCACACTAAAATGAATCTTAACTGAATTTACAGTTGGCGGTTGAAATGAGTTGGTCACCCGATTTTGTGAGAATCGAGTAGAAAGGCGCAACGCGAATGTTTAGAGCAGTGAACGTTTCCGCCAAACAAGTTTGCCACTAACctatactttatttaatatttactatagttaATAATATGGTATTGTAATAATGATGTATcgaaatatttgcttaaatattcgACCAACCATAtacaattaattgcatttatctACAATTACTCACTgtgtttaaaatttcaacttaaattcaactttgtgtctacacaaaaacaattatcatataaaaactcaatttataaatataaaaacaataaaaatacaatatttgagTCTGAAAACAAGTTCTTTGAacaattatgtttttaaatgtattatttaatataaatataatttattgctcatatttttaattttggttCAAACTTGACCATGTACAGTGAAAACCAAGCGACCTCATATGGTTAGAAGctattgaaaattgatatgaaaaaatagaaataaatgtaaaaaatagaatttttaaatatattacttatttaatatcattttCTTATCGATTTGTATACTATCTACAAAAATctatcatttaaatatgcattttattcGTATAAAACCGTCTTTACAATTGGAGAGTACAAAGTAAGTACTAACAGATACATAACATTCAACATATGAAGAGCgtaatgcaaataatatttacgtCCTCGTATTATTAATCttaatattgttaatttaaatgttttattttattcatatacACTGATCTATAATAAaagattaaattatttaatgtaatgtatcttcttcttctatcTTGTCTCTGgattgaaatgtatttttctttgtaCTGCATATTGCTTGGGAAATAAAACCACACTTTGACAGCATAACATGcgctttttttattatctaagatttatttaatataaatgtagATACAATAGTATCAATTTACCAAACTCGCcctattctttatttttaatttatacattattttaatataatactgaagtaattataaagaaaaatgtaaatcttctttcaataaaattgtggTCCTGAAAAGGACCGATTTGTTTGATTATTTGATGCTTGTCAAGCACAACGCACAACGTTGTCACAATTTAAGCACGTTCGCCACGAATACGTCTGGCCAGCTGGATATCTTTCGGCATGATGGTGACACGCTTGGCATGGATAGCGCACAAGTTAGTATCTTCGAACAGGCCAACCAAGTAGGCTTCACTAGCTTCCTGCAGTGCCATCACAGCAGAGCTCTGGAAACGCAGATCGGTCTTGAAATCCTGAGCAATTTCACGCACCAAGCGCTGGAAAGGCAGCTTGCGGATCAGCAACTCTGTGCTCTTCTGGTAACGACGGATCTCACGCAGGGCAACAGTTCCGGGGCGATAACGATGAGGCTTCTTCACACCGCCGGTGGCTGGCGCACTCTTACGAGCCGCCTTAGTTGCCAGCTGCTTACGAGGCGCCTTGCCTCCGGTCGATTTACGAGCAGTCTGCTTAGTACGagccatttttatttcacaattttcactTCACACAGCAAATGTTAAAAACACAATAATCGGACGAAGCGACTCGGCTCTCGTATTTATAGTAAAACTGGTGGTGGGTTGccgaacgagaacgagaacgagcgATCGGGTTGTTGCCATTCCAGTGTGTGAGCAGCACGTAGATACATATTGCTGACTCTTTCTGGTTTATGTATCATTGAGTATAAATAGAGGCGTTTGAGTCGGACCTAACAACAGTATCTTTCTGACTTCGTTGAgtgtaaagtaaaatattaaaagtgaaaaatgacTGGTCGTGGTAAAGGTGGCAAGGGCTTGGGAAAAGGTGGCGCCAAGCGTCATCGCAAAGTGTTGCGTGATAACATCCAGGGTATCACGAAGCCAGCTATCCGTCGTCTAGCTCGTCGTGGCGGCGTGAAGCGCATCTCTGGTCTTATTTATGAGGAAACTCGTGGTGTGCTGAAGGTTTTCTTGGAAAACGTTATCCGTGATGCAGTCACTTACACCGAACACGCCAAGAGGAAGACAGTCACAGCCATGGATGTTGTGTACGCTCTGAAGAGGCAAGGCCGCACTCTGTACGGTTTCGGCGGCTAAGAAAATTTGTATCTACTACAAAGTACAAACTCAAAACCCACATCAATCGGTCCTTTTCAGGACCACCAAAACATTCACTAAAAGAGAAGataatcaatatattttaactattaaataaaagtaaacaacgaAACTAAAACAGCACTAAAAAGAATAATTTCCTCAATTTCATTCAGATTGTCCCAGTTAAATTCTACGatacaaacaaataagttGTTTTACACGGCGACttgtaaatacataatttaatggcttttaacattttttctaaaaatttattatattgtgtTCATTAGTAAAAAatcctcaaaaaaaaattttatagtttacCGATGCAGCGTGTTAAACATTTTACGATACTTTTCGACACAACTGTACCTCGTGTTCAGTGCAAATACTTTGCTTATGTGAAAATCGACATTTTAAGACACTTTTTGACACAACTGTACCACGTGAGCAGTGTAGATTCTTTGCTCATGTGAAGATACTCAATACAGCATTTCTGAACGAATATCGATATAATTActtaagtatattaaaaaaatgattctctttaataaatatttggtcGTCCTGAAAAGGACGTTTTGGGTTTTAGTTGATTTGTGTTATATGCGagtttaaatttgaatttaagcCTTCTTTTCGGTCTTCTTGGGCAAGAGAACAGCCTGAATATTAGGCAAAACACCGCCCTGGGCAATGGTGACACCCGAAAGCAGTTTGTTCAACTCCTCATCGTTGCGGATGGCCAATTGCAGATGACGAGGGATAATCCTAGTCTTCTTGTTGTCACGGGCTGCGTTACCAGCCAACTCCAAAACTTCAGCAGCCAAGTATTCCATCACAGCAGCCAGGTACACAGGAGCACCAGCACCAACACGCTCGGCATAGTTGCCCTTGCGAAGCAGACGGTGAATACGGCCAACGGGGAACTGAAGACCAGCGCGGTTGGAACGAGACTTTGACTTTCCCTTAACTTTGCCACCTTTACCACGACcagacatttttatttattatttctaactTCACTGtttcacacacaaaactcGAATATTGTTCATGAATTATTGCCAGCTATTTATACTTTTCCGAGCTACCTACTCGTTCCGTTAAGGGatgacagctgctgctgataacCGGTTTCGATGAGAGCTCGTCTAACGGAAAGCGTTGCTacaataaaagtataaatttgGTGTGTTTCGGATCCCTAGCAAAACAACTGTGAAGTGAATTTTGAAAGTGAATTTGAATTCGAATCATGCCGCCCAAGACTAGTGGAAAGGCAGCCAAGAAGGCTGGCAAAGCGCAGAAAAACATCACCAAGAacgacaagaagaagaagcgcaAGAGGAAGGAAAGCTATGCCATCTACATCTACAAAGTGCTGAAGCAGGTCCATCCTGACACCGGTATCTCATCGAAGGCAATGAGCATCATGAACAGCTTTGTGAACGACATTTTCGAGCGCATTGCTGCCGAGGCCTCCCGTTTGGCTCACTACAACAAGCGGTCGACTATCACC
This DNA window, taken from Drosophila nasuta strain 15112-1781.00 chromosome 2L, ASM2355853v1, whole genome shotgun sequence, encodes the following:
- the LOC132791776 gene encoding histone H2A-like, whose product is MSGRGKGGKVKGKSKSRSNRAGLQFPVGRIHRLLRKGNYAERVGAGAPVYLAAVMEYLAAEVLELAGNAARDNKKTRIIPRHLQLAIRNDEELNKLLSGVTIAQGGVLPNIQAVLLPKKTEKKA
- the LOC132791792 gene encoding histone H2B; its protein translation is MPPKTSGKAAKKAGKAQKNITKNDKKKKRKRKESYAIYIYKVLKQVHPDTGISSKAMSIMNSFVNDIFERIAAEASRLAHYNKRSTITSREIQTAVRLLLPGELAKHAVSEGTKAVTKYTSSK